The following proteins come from a genomic window of bacterium:
- a CDS encoding 1,4-alpha-glucan branching protein domain-containing protein, producing MTKGYLSIVLHAHLPYVRHPEHEEFLEEQWFFEGMTETYIPLLDMFESLFLDGVDFRITMSLTPPLISMMTDGLLQDRYSRHLGKLLELADKEMGRTAHDWSFRPAAEMYYHKLHRCRYIFEQRWGRNLVAGFKHFQDMGKVEIVTCGATHGFLPMLRVSHDAVRAQIAVACDLHERHLGRRPHGIWLPECGYYPGLDEILWNNGIRFFFVDSHGILHADSRPKYGVYAPVFCPSGTAAFSRDFESSKQVWSAKEGYPGDFRYRDFYRDIGFDLDFNYVRPYIHRDGIRIMTGFKYYRITGATNHKEPYNPHAAREAAAEHAGNFVFNRQRQSEYLHGLMGKPPIIVAPYDAELFGHWWYEGIDWLNFVMRKTACDQKDVKLATPWEYLCWHPKNQMATPSESSWGNKGYAEVWCNGTNDWVYRHLHEAAFRMSEYAKLYTNPDDNLRRALNQMARELLLAQSSDWAFIMNSGTMVEYAVKRTKDHIWRFNKLYEEIKHLQLDMNFVAELEWKDNIFPEIDYRVYA from the coding sequence CCCTACGTGCGCCATCCGGAGCACGAGGAATTTCTCGAAGAACAATGGTTCTTCGAGGGCATGACCGAGACCTACATCCCGCTGCTGGATATGTTCGAGAGCCTCTTCCTCGACGGCGTGGATTTCCGCATAACGATGTCGCTCACCCCGCCCCTCATCTCGATGATGACGGACGGACTCCTGCAGGACCGCTACTCCAGACACCTGGGCAAGCTGCTGGAGCTCGCGGACAAGGAGATGGGGCGCACGGCGCACGACTGGTCGTTCAGACCAGCGGCCGAGATGTACTACCACAAGCTCCATCGGTGCCGTTACATATTCGAGCAGCGCTGGGGGCGAAACCTGGTCGCCGGCTTCAAGCACTTTCAGGACATGGGCAAGGTGGAGATCGTCACCTGCGGCGCGACCCACGGCTTTCTGCCGATGCTCAGGGTCTCGCACGACGCCGTGCGCGCCCAGATTGCGGTGGCCTGTGACCTGCACGAGAGGCACCTCGGCCGAAGGCCGCACGGCATCTGGCTGCCCGAGTGCGGATACTACCCAGGGCTCGACGAGATACTCTGGAACAACGGCATCCGCTTCTTCTTCGTGGACTCGCACGGCATCCTGCACGCGGATTCGAGGCCCAAGTACGGAGTGTACGCCCCGGTCTTCTGCCCGTCGGGCACGGCGGCGTTCAGCCGCGACTTCGAGTCGTCGAAGCAGGTCTGGAGCGCGAAGGAAGGATACCCCGGCGACTTCCGCTACCGCGATTTCTACCGCGACATCGGCTTCGACCTGGACTTCAACTACGTCCGACCCTACATCCATCGCGACGGCATAAGGATCATGACCGGTTTCAAATACTACCGGATCACCGGGGCCACGAACCACAAGGAGCCCTACAACCCGCACGCAGCCAGGGAGGCGGCGGCGGAACACGCCGGCAACTTCGTGTTCAACCGCCAGCGCCAGAGCGAGTATCTGCACGGGCTCATGGGCAAGCCGCCGATCATCGTCGCGCCCTACGACGCGGAGCTCTTCGGACACTGGTGGTACGAGGGCATCGATTGGCTCAACTTCGTCATGCGCAAGACCGCGTGCGACCAGAAGGACGTGAAGCTCGCGACTCCGTGGGAGTACCTCTGCTGGCACCCCAAGAACCAGATGGCCACACCCTCCGAGTCGAGCTGGGGCAACAAGGGATATGCCGAGGTATGGTGCAACGGGACCAACGACTGGGTCTATCGCCACCTGCACGAGGCCGCGTTCCGCATGTCCGAGTACGCGAAGCTCTATACGAATCCAGACGACAATCTCAGGCGCGCGCTCAACCAGATGGCGCGGGAGCTCCTGCTCGCGCAGAGTTCGGACTGGGCGTTCATCATGAACAGCGGCACCATGGTGGAATACGCGGTCAAGCGCACCAAGGACCACATCTGGCGCTTCAACAAGCTCTACGAGGAGATCAAACATCTGCAGCTGGACATGAACTTCGTGGCCGAGCTCGAATGGAAGGACAACATATTCCCCGAGATCGACTACAGGGTCTACGCATAG